A segment of the Tautonia rosea genome:
GAGTTTGGCCGGGACAACCCTACCCCCTTGGTGCCACCTGGGACGGCACCGGAGTCAATTTCGCCCTCTTCTCCGAAAACGCGACCAAGGTTGAACTCTGTCTGTTCGACTCGGTCGACGCCGAGCGCGAATTCCTTCGGATTCCTCTGGCCGAGTGCACCGACCTGGTCTGGCATGCCTACCTTCCCGACCTGATGCCCGGACAACTCTACGGCTATCGGGTCCACGGACCCCACGACCCGGCCAACGGACACCGCTTCAATCCGAACAAGCTGGTGCTCGACCCTTACGCCAAGCTCATCGGCCGCCGCTTGAAGTGGGACGACTCCCTTTTCGGCTATCCGATTGGCCAGGACGACCTCGCCTTCGATGATCGAGACAGTGCCCCGTTTGCCCCGCTGGCCCAGGTCATTGACTCCTCCTTCACCTGGGGAGACGATCGCCCCCCCAAAACTCCCTGGCACAAGACCCTCTTTTACGAGGCGCACGTCAAGGGGCTGACCATGCGACATCCTGAGGTTCCCGAGCACATGCGAGGGACCTACCTCGGTGTCGCCACCGAACCGATCCTCCGCCACCTGACCGATCTGGGCGTTACCGCCATCGAACTCTTGCCCGTCCACCACCACGCCGACGACCGTTATCTCGAAGACAAAGGACTGGTCAACTACTGGGGCTACAGCACCCTCTCCTTCTTCGCCCCCCACATCTCGTATGCCGGAGAACATCCCGCCCTCGACGCCGTTCAACAGTTCAAGAGCATGGTCCGCGGCCTGCACTCGGCCGGGATCGAGGTCATCCTCGACGTCGTCTACAACCACACCGCCGAGGGGAATCAGAACGGCCCGACCCTCTCCTGGCGAGGCGTTGATAACGCCGCATACTACATGCTCTCGCCCGAGGACCCCCGCTACTACATGGACTTCACCGGCTGCGGCAACGTGCCCAACATGTCGCACCCCCGCGTCTTGCAGATGATCATGGATAGCCTCCGCTACTGGGTCATCGAGATGCATGTCGACGGCTTTCGGTTCGACCTGGCCAGCACCCTGGCCCGAGAGCTTTACGAGGTCAACCGCCTCGGCTCATTCTTCGACATCATCCACCAGGACCCGGTTCTCTCGCAGGTCAAGCTCATCGCCGAACCCTGGGATGTCGGCCCCGGCGGCTACATGGTCGGCAACTTTCCCCCCGGTTGGGCCGAGTGGAACGGCATCTACCGCGACGAGATCCGCGACTTCTGGCGCGGCCAGGAATGCACCGCCAACGAACTGGCCACCCGCCTCGCCGGCTCCAGCGACCTTTACCAGGACGACGGCCGCAAGCCCTACGCCAGCGTCAACTTCATCACTTGCCACGACGGCTTCTCCCTCCGCGACCTCGTCTCCTACAACGCGAAGCACAACGAGGCCAATCTCGAAGACAACCGCGACGGTGCCGATGATAATCGCTCCTGGAACTGCGGTGTCGAAGGTCCCACCGACGACCCCGAGATCAAGGCCCTCCGTGCTCAGCAAATGCGCAATTTCATCGCCACCCTGTTCTTCTCTCAGGGCGTTCCCATGATGCTCGCCGGCGACGAGATCATGCACACCCAGGGGGGCAACAACAACACCTACTGTCAGGATAGTGAAATCAGCTGGCTCGACTGGAACCTCGACGACGAGCGGCGCGAGTTCCTCGACTTCGTTCGCAAGGTCAGTCACATCTGGCGAGCGTTCCCGGTCTTCCAGCGCCGCAACTTCTTCAAGGGTCGGTCGATTCGCGGCAAAGACGTCAAGGACATCTCCTGGCTCGACCCCTCCGGGCAGGAAATGGGAGACGAAGCCTGGGAGGCCGGCTTCGTGCGCTGCATCGGCATGAGGCTCGCCGGCGACGCCATCGGCGAGGTCGACGAACGCGGCGAGCCGATCGTCAGCGAAACCGTCCTCACCCTGTTTAATGCCCACTGGGAACCAGTCCCCTTCATCCTTCCCGAACACCAGCCCGAACGAATCTGGGAAGTTCTCCTCGACACTGCCGACGCCGACCCCGCCTCCGAAACCTTCGAACAGGGCCATCCCTACGACCTCAAGGGCCGCTCCGTCGTCCTGCTCCGCCTCCGAAACCGCGACGAAACCCCCGCCGACTTCCTCGCTCCGTTGAATTCCGAGTAACAAGCCGCTGAGGGCGACCTGGATCAGCCGGCGGGACCACGCGCCAGTGGCCTCGGCCTCCAGGTCGCCACGCCTTCAGCCCCACCCCGAGCCGACAGCGACCCGGCCCCCTGGAATTCCCCTCTCCGTTCGTCCGTTCGTCGTTGGGAGCACCCTGGCAGGTTCGGTCAACTGTGATCTCATTCATCGCTTTTTCAGGCACGATCGTGGCCAGTTGCCGCCTCGATCCCATTGGAATCGTCGAGAATCACCCCTCGAATACACAAATACGATAATAATTCAGTTAAAATATAAAATTTATCACA
Coding sequences within it:
- the glgX gene encoding glycogen debranching protein GlgX — encoded protein: MRVWPGQPYPLGATWDGTGVNFALFSENATKVELCLFDSVDAEREFLRIPLAECTDLVWHAYLPDLMPGQLYGYRVHGPHDPANGHRFNPNKLVLDPYAKLIGRRLKWDDSLFGYPIGQDDLAFDDRDSAPFAPLAQVIDSSFTWGDDRPPKTPWHKTLFYEAHVKGLTMRHPEVPEHMRGTYLGVATEPILRHLTDLGVTAIELLPVHHHADDRYLEDKGLVNYWGYSTLSFFAPHISYAGEHPALDAVQQFKSMVRGLHSAGIEVILDVVYNHTAEGNQNGPTLSWRGVDNAAYYMLSPEDPRYYMDFTGCGNVPNMSHPRVLQMIMDSLRYWVIEMHVDGFRFDLASTLARELYEVNRLGSFFDIIHQDPVLSQVKLIAEPWDVGPGGYMVGNFPPGWAEWNGIYRDEIRDFWRGQECTANELATRLAGSSDLYQDDGRKPYASVNFITCHDGFSLRDLVSYNAKHNEANLEDNRDGADDNRSWNCGVEGPTDDPEIKALRAQQMRNFIATLFFSQGVPMMLAGDEIMHTQGGNNNTYCQDSEISWLDWNLDDERREFLDFVRKVSHIWRAFPVFQRRNFFKGRSIRGKDVKDISWLDPSGQEMGDEAWEAGFVRCIGMRLAGDAIGEVDERGEPIVSETVLTLFNAHWEPVPFILPEHQPERIWEVLLDTADADPASETFEQGHPYDLKGRSVVLLRLRNRDETPADFLAPLNSE